The genomic segment AAAGGTAAGCCGCATAAGCAATATGAGTTTGGTAACAAGGTGGGCTTGATCACTACAGGGGAAAAAGGAAAGAAAATTATAACGGCGATAAAAGCCTTTTTGGAAAATCCTTTCGATGGACACACGATAGAATGGAACTTGAAGAAAATGATGGAAAAACTCAAGCAAGAGTTTTTGTATTTTATTTTTCGACTGTTCCTACAACAAAATTTTTATTATATCGCCGCGTGAATAGTGGCTTTTAAAGGAACGACTATTTAATATATGATTTTAGACAGTTTAAAAAATATTGAAATCTATAAAGGGATTTCAAAAGATATTTATCTGGGCTTAAAATTTATTGCAAATGCAAGTCCTGATATAAAAACAGGTACTTACATCATCAACAGCAAAACAAAAGCAATAGTGAGTGAATACCAAACTGTTGAAGTATTTGAAAGAGGATATGAAGCTCATAAACACGGCATTGATATTCAGTATCCGGCCAAAGGGCTCGAAAAGGTAAAATGGTCGCCTTTAGAGGGCATGCTTGTAAATATTCCTTATGATGAACAAAAAGACCGTACTTTTTACACTGAACCTTCACTACAAGGAACATCGGTTATTATTGGCAATGGAATCTTTGCCATTATGTTCCCAAGTGATGGACATAGTCCTCAGCATTACGTTGACAAACCAGAATTAATTCGCAAAATCACCATTAAGGTTACAATTTGACTTTTGTCAAGGCAATGAACTGGATATTATTATCTCATATCTTGAAACCCGGCATCCCCTCTTATGGAAACAGGGACAAACTAATTATTGAGCACCCATCTTCTTTAGCCTACGGAAATACAGCAAATTCCTCAAGCTGGAACTTCACATCGAATCATCTTGGCACTCACATTGATGTGCCTAATCATTTTTTTGACGAAGGAATGACAATAAGCGATTATCCAGCTTCTTTTTGGTTTAGCGAAAAAATACTGTTAATTGACATCCCTTTAGAAAAATCAGAACTGATAACTCCTTATCACTTAAATGATAAAGTAAAATCAAACATTGAGGTACTCCTTGTCCGCACAGGTTTTGAAAAATACCGGCATCAGGAAAAATACTGGAATGATAACCCTGGTGTGGCTGCTGAAACAGGATTCTGGTTAAGAAAAAATTTCCCGGAAATTAAAATCTTTGGTTTCGACTTCATTTCTCTTACTTCCTGGAAATTCAGGGATGAAGGTAAAAAAGCACATAAAGCATTTTTAGACCCCATAGCTACAGGAAAACCAGTTTGTTTAATTGAAGACATGTCACTAAAATCAGTACAAAACACAGTAAAACAAATTATTGTAGCTCCTCTTCTGGTTGAAAAAGGGAATGGGTCTCCCGTAACTGTACTTTGTAATTAAAATATATTATTATAATATTAAAAAATTAAATTTCAAAAAAATGTTTTATTTAGAGCTTGACAGAATCAAAAGAATGAGTAAAAACGAGATAACTGTTTCTCGTATAGCTAAGGCAATTTTCCGACGAATTATTCATATTCGTCATGAAATTTTATGGATACTTCCATGGGGTTTTTCAGTAAAAAACAAAAAAAAACTTGCAAAATATAAAGATATTCACAAGGGAAAACGATGTTTTATAATTGCTAACGGTCCAAGTTTAAAAAATGTAAATTTTGAACTTTTAAAAAATGAATTTACATTTGGCATGAATAGAATTTATCTAATGAAAGAAATGAATGGATTTAAACCAACATATTTGGTTTGTATAGATAGAGATTCACAAATTCTTCAATTTGCAGAAGAGTACAATCAGCAAAAAGGT from the Lentimicrobiaceae bacterium genome contains:
- a CDS encoding cyclase family protein, with product MNWILLSHILKPGIPSYGNRDKLIIEHPSSLAYGNTANSSSWNFTSNHLGTHIDVPNHFFDEGMTISDYPASFWFSEKILLIDIPLEKSELITPYHLNDKVKSNIEVLLVRTGFEKYRHQEKYWNDNPGVAAETGFWLRKNFPEIKIFGFDFISLTSWKFRDEGKKAHKAFLDPIATGKPVCLIEDMSLKSVQNTVKQIIVAPLLVEKGNGSPVTVLCN
- a CDS encoding YhcH/YjgK/YiaL family protein, translating into MILDSLKNIEIYKGISKDIYLGLKFIANASPDIKTGTYIINSKTKAIVSEYQTVEVFERGYEAHKHGIDIQYPAKGLEKVKWSPLEGMLVNIPYDEQKDRTFYTEPSLQGTSVIIGNGIFAIMFPSDGHSPQHYVDKPELIRKITIKVTI